Sequence from the Magallana gigas chromosome 4, xbMagGiga1.1, whole genome shotgun sequence genome:
gggtccaggggggggggggggggggggtccggcctggacccccccccccactttttctcgcagcaacaaatttacatataaaaaatttaattatcatggagttgcccccccccccccacactttttggGCAGTATGTaaacaagagacccatgggcCACCTCGCTTTCGACAATGTACAAAAacacatgtagatcctgtataaataaaatccattttcccccctggatattcttatgtttataatcattagtcccttttctaacaggatgattttatagtcatatcacatgttgagtattgcagttttcaaaaagatctttaacaattgtttatatatgggataaaaagctacatcaaactctgaactttcttgtgaggccgaagaattgtcctggagacAAAgccttaacaattataaagaatcatctggctgattagtttctgagaagaagatttttaaagatttactctatatattccgatgtaaaactttaacaccccccccccccccaattgtggccccaccctacccccagggatcatgattttcacaacttggaatctacactacctgaggatgcttccacacgagtttcagttttcctggctgatagtttctgagaagaagatttttgaagatttactctatatattcctatgtaaaacttcgaccccccattgtggccccaccctacccccgggggtcatgattttcacaacttggaatctacactaccttaggatgcttccacacaagtttcagctttcctggctgattagttctgagaagaagatttttaaagattgactctatatattcctatgtaaaacttcgaccccccattgtggcccaaccctacccccgggggtcatgaatttcacaactttgaatctacactacctgaggatgcttccacacaagtttcagctttcctggctttatggttcttgagaagaagatttttgaaaatttctcgaaatttttcattaatttctaattatctctcCTTGAAAATgggtgtgacccttaattttcacaaatttgaatcccctttgcctaaggatgatttgtgccaagtttggttgaaattggctcagtagttcttgagaagatgttgaaaatgtgaaaagtttacggacagacagaccgacgacagacaaaatgtgatcagaatagctcacttgagctttcaaggtgagctaaaaattgatatgaaaataaggaaatgaggagtgaaattttgaagattttgggaaactttaaattttcctttttttcttttttgcttgtcaagattttttttttgaatgagtctgcccccccactttcaaaaacgatgctacgtgcctggttaCATGGGCATACAACTGAAGATTGAAGATTTTCATGAGTAGATTATAGTactgtacaatttttttaattatttatagtaCGACTATTAGTAAGTACTTGTGTGCAATTCAAGAATTTcataattaatgtacatgtaattttatcaaTGAATGACGACAGAAATTGacagaaataaatcaaaaggtGATTAATGTTTGCATTTCACACTTTCTCGGACATGCAAGTACCCGTATTATTTGATAGATTACATGTAcaggaaaatgcaaaaaaagtaCCTGTATTTCCTGTACttatgttatattttgttatgaaaataCCTTAAAAACATCAAGGGATGCATTCTCTGTGAAGTTTAATTGCACAGCACAACTCGGATCATTGAAGTGTACTGGAGTTACGCACACTTTATACTCGTCCCTTACACTTGGACCATCTCCAACACCTTTGAACGAGATGGTTGCACAGTAATCATTGACAGTCTTTCCTTCATAGGTGATGTCCAATTGCCGATTTTCATTGACAATCCCTTGATAGTGTCTGTCTGATGATGGGCTGGAGGTACAATTCTTTCCAAATTCATCTATTTGCATTAATAGAAAATGGTGTTAGTAACTTACCACTTTGCAATAGTCAGTGAACCAAAGCTCTCTCAGTTTTCAACCAGTATAATGATCAAtttgaaaacatatatatttgctTTGCCGTTTGAGTGTCCTATTTCCACTTAACCTTCAAGTACCGGTAGTTAAGATTGACTTATTGATCTTGACATCTGGTTTCGACCCAAGACCTTGACCTTTGCTTGATATCATGAACACCTTTGCTTGATATCATGAACACCTTTGCTTGATATCATGAACACCTTTGCTTGATATCATGAACACTTTGATTTTAATCACTATTGTCTTAATTATTCTATCTCTGCTATTGATGATAaaacaatgttgaaaaatttcacattatattacttcttaattttttaattgttattttttttatcagggtGAACACTTAGAAGTTTTGTTAAGTTTATGTTTTACAACTAAAAATCAGTCATTTAACAActcaatataattttaattctgTTTGTAACGcagcatttgattggatagaaaaatttaaataaatttgtataacctggttcccacgtcacaatgcaccttGTAGTACGTAAAAAATATACCAATCTGATGTTATGTtggaattttgaacagatttaatatcattttataagtAAAATACACTCAATGTGTAcagtaaattacagaaaattaaattataatgaatGAACTCAATTTCTACCCAAGTTAAGGTTGTATAAtttgggttggagcaatttacgcgtTTTTATAATCCGCAGCACGGATTATAAAGTGTACactgccccaacccaggttatactcgtataacttgggtagatattgagttcatttcttaaataattctaATGTTGCATTCGGAACTGGCTTCAATGGTTGCCTTGGTGATAATACagtaaaagaaaacacatttataattatacCAAAATACATACAATTTAAGCAGACcagtatgaaatattttttccctttaaaGGTGTACGATATCCAAataagagttatctctcttatcagaatttttttatacagtaaTCCAATAATTTAGGGAACACCCCTATATCTATACATGAATAAACCAGTATATATATTGTTCTTTCCATGTGattgaaaacttttaaaatatttctttgttcaCTTCTTTATTAATCAAAACTTACAGGCTACAGTTTCCATTGCATCCACAAGTTGAAGATGTCCAGGCACGCACAAACAAATAAGCAAGGACTGTAGCAGCCTATCCAAACATCTCCCAGATCTTTCAAATGGCATCCCTTGGTCTATCCACTACCTTGCAATTTTTCTTATCTACAATAACAATAATCCTGTAAATCAAATATCATACAATTATCCGATGACTGTGGATGGGATAGCTATTTCATTAGACCTAGATCTTTCATCGGAGGGTTTGCCCGAGGGAAATACTTAGTGTCATTAACTCATGTTTGATTAAAGAGCTTACAGATTTTCATTATCCTTTCTTATATTCAGTATTTTTTCCTACcaacataccggtatatacttAACTAGCTGCATGTTAACCTCATGTTTGTTCTAACCATGTATATAGACTGATGtctaaaatttatatttgagtAAACTTACCTTGATTGGATTTGACTGATCATGAAATCATTAGTATTTAAAAGgaactttgttttgaaaggTCTTTTTAAGTATCACACTTACGAAACatgtgtaaagaaaaaaaaagcacaAATGATCACTATCTTTAATTAAGTAAATAATATCGGTGTATTCATTTATATAACTATAATTGCAAAACctgatttaataataattaaaatcaataaaaagatagcttgtaattcaaaatatttcattttaatttttttttctgtatgtaAACAACAGAGGCCCCatggccacatcactcacctgtgtaacttttttattaaatgaaatatcaattGATACAAATTATCAAGACaactgtattttcaaaaaaatttcaataaatcttCTCATTAGTTAAACATTGAGCTCCTATTGCTGTTTCAGTAACAGTTTTAAATAACAAgactttaaaagatatttttctccttttatttcaatttaaaaattcaatccTTTCCATTGAAGCCCTACTCTGCCCATGATTATGATTTGTTTCCCCTTGGaattgtgccaagtttggttgaactTGGCCCGGTTTTTTTGGAggtgatgaaaatgtgaaaagtgaACAATGATGGAGAAAACAATGACAGACGACGAACATTTTTTTCAGATAAGCCTTTCAagtttggctcaggtgagctaattaTAAAAGCGACTGATGCCATTAGAGCAGTAACTGGAccaaacatgcaaaaaatatcaGATTCAAATGTGTCAAAACTCTGACACACACACCCCACCTTTAGAGGTATAAACAGATTTGagtaatatacatatacacacagtcaaattacaaatttattatatatgctGTTTCATTCTGGAGAAATTCAGAATGATACAACTTACCATATGAGGAGTGAGATACAACATTATATGTCTTTTTTTGTGTCAATGtgttgaattgattaaatgcACGGTCTGAATTTGTGGGCTGAAATGTACCTCTTATCTTAAGAATGAAGTGTCTGACATTCGTCTATACATCAtaacatgtaaatatgaatacatgtagtCATGTACACAATAATCGATTTTTGCATTTAGAGTATACACACCCGtctacatacatacatgtatttaccggTATACATcggtttttatcaaataaaatttttcagTTCCATCGATTAAATGTTAACTATAGAAAGGGCAGGTCCAGCAcctattattttctaaaaaggGAAGGGAGATAAATATGTGTCTTTCTAAAGTCAACAGTCAGACAATAAGAAATTGATGCTGCTCTTTGTCCAACAGCATGATGCGCTGAGCAGCTGacgtttttcttttctttagaCTGATAAATTGAGAGGGTCTATAGATTCTCCGCTGCATTCATTATATGGACAAGTGCTCccgatataatttttttttctaaataaatctcATCAAGACATGTGCTAAAAATTAACGACACTCTTGTCACTTACCAGTAATGGACCTGTGACTGTCTTGAACACCGTCTTGACTTTTTCATCGCATTATTTATATCGCACACCGAACCCGAACAGAATCAAAGCGACATCAGACATTGAGACAAAGtgcttttaaaaagaaaaatgaacaaTACGAAGAAGAAAGATTGAGAGATAAAATGAAACAACGTCATAAAAAAATTGGCGTTTCCGTTTTATAGGATAATCACAATATTCCTGGTCACCTATTGTGTGGTCGAACGAAACCATCACTGCAGTTAGGCCTCCCTAACTATAtcataaattctttttaaattaaatttcacaTGAAATTGGGCTTAGAtataaatggatatttttttcctaatatgaataaaatcatAGATAAAATGGAACTTATAAACATAAAGATTGAGAcatgtacatatgcatgtaCGTGTATGAACTTTTGACACTGCCTGTAGACCGAGTAATGGCCGGAATCCAGGTCAACAAGGTCAATACGAGGTCAGTTCGTAGTACTGTGTATGTCTAATGCATGAGTAATCACGTAAGTGcttagagcccccccccccccccccctccttcacATCACCCTTTCACCGCACAGATTTAGACCCCCCAGGTCAGCAGAGTATAACGTACTTTAACTCAGTCGTTGACTCTCCTTTTGATTTAGACCTATATAGAAATGTTTAAGGTCATTTACACATGTGACATGCATCATATctgaaaattatatgataaGCTTCTTAATATGTTATGTATACCCGAGTCGACCTTCTgcataaatattcttttttatgcaGGTTGGGTATGATTAAATCGtttattttcagaaatttttaaTGGGACATTGGGTATGATTAAATCGtttattttcagaaatttttaaTGGGACATTGGGTATGATTAAATCGtttattttcagaaatttttaatgggacatattttgtacatgtctaTCAAAAACCAGAGAGTCATCTACCCTGGGGGTAGAAATCGAGGTTGGGGGTGGAGgggtcctgtcctcaagcatcTGTAGAGAAAACATTATAATATGTGATGAACAGAGAAACTACTAAACTTGCAAATTGACAGTGTCTGCAACAGTCACTGTGGCACTcgtaaatcaaaatttcaaatcactACGGAATAacgcaggcacgtagcatcgttttgaaagtgggggggggggggcagactcataaaaaaaatcttgacacgcaaaaaaaaaaaaaaaaaaaaaaaaaaggaaataggAAGattgatgctacgtgcctgtaacgTACCTGAATATATTGAAATcattctgaaaataaaacaaagttgttCATCTTCAGACAAACACCAACATGTTGTATTCAACTATTAGAATATAAAAGAGCAtaggagagggggggggggggggggctcttgTACATGtgattgtgtgtgtgtgtgtgtgtggggggggggggggggggttacacacacacacacacctttttttgcaaagtcattcataaccgtaaccacaagacccttttttcttgtttgtcaagatttttgataagtttagcccacttccaactttcaatttgctttgtgaagttaataaaactgcaaattacgttaactatcaaggagttcatcctgacgacgcgatgataacagagcgctctggttgtgtttatatacaagaacttaccgaaataatgtttcataagacttttattccaccaccagtaagcatccttattcactattttcaatttcgaatcataaggctagcctagtgtttgttttattaaacatcaacaactgttcctcggtcgagtcaattcaaactaacgagcattcgcaactttgtgtatgtcaacaaacttgattattcaagtgattctaatcggaatttccattcaagtgaataagctctaagaaaaattatttagagctaaaaaattattttaaggtttatttcagtgaaactttaaatttaaacagttagatttatctcaggaatgacgtat
This genomic interval carries:
- the LOC105327704 gene encoding uncharacterized protein, which produces MPFERSGRCLDRLLQSLLICLCVPGHLQLVDAMETVAYEFGKNCTSSPSSDRHYQGIVNENRQLDITYEGKTVNDYCATISFKGVGDGPSVRDEYKVCVTPVHFNDPSCAVQLNFTENASLDVFKSIDCVNYNVSKFCGGQKNLVFMELKVLNESEVSRANFKLLVTAEKVYIYEDSSVADSVVYYVVGAVIGVIIVVSFFGIRKFLASRRKKRMQMQNQGN